The following coding sequences are from one Triplophysa dalaica isolate WHDGS20190420 chromosome 12, ASM1584641v1, whole genome shotgun sequence window:
- the rad21a gene encoding double-strand-break repair protein rad21 homolog A isoform X2 encodes MFYAHWDKKLTKAHVFECNLESSVESIISPKVKMALRTSGHLLLGVVRIYHRKAKYLLADCNEAFIKIKMAFRPGVVDLPEDNREAAYNAITLPEEFHDFDQPLPDLDDIDVAQQFTLNQSRVEEITMREEVGNISLMADNDFGDFGMDDREMMREENDLDIIHGSSASNLLLDPEPGPAHLPDKSTNLDYDDFGENNLDNSDGGILVDKLLSNEDGGGIFDDPPAIPDSVMMPQDHGDDEDDFDNFSPPGGPDSPDSGPAEPLPNTTDQTEQTTLVPNEEEAFALEPIDITVKETKAKRKRKLIVDSLKELDSKTIRAQLSDYSDIVTTLDLAPPTKKLMMWKETGGVEKLFSLPAQPLWNGRLLKMFTRCLTPLVPDDLRKRRKGGEADSLEDFLKELENPEVPREEALGHRSDVIDQTIMEEPSMLQASSMEGSRTALDESMMPPPSRQRGVKRKTLEKEAALPQMSVLEPTLPTMDQSVLSHQLDMPQVDLPPEDCTNLSRLVPELDLLDEKGKDKDDSEEEGEEGQSGDQDQEERRWNKRTQQMLYGLQRVVAKTGAQSISLLELCRNNNKKQAAAKFYSFLVLKKQQAIDLTQVEPYSDIVATPGPRFHIV; translated from the exons ATGTTTTACGCCCACT GGGACAAGAAGCTGACCAAAGCTCATGTCTTTGAATGCAACTTGGAGAGCAGTGTGGAAAGCATCATTTCTCCAAAG GTGAAAATGGCCCTTCGTACATCTGGCCATCTCCTCTTGGGTGTGGTGAGGATCTACCACAGAAAAGCCAAATATCTTCTGGCTGATTGTAATGAAGCCTTTATTAAGATCAAAATGGCTTTCCGCCCAG gtGTTGTGGATCTGCCAGAGGACAATCGTGAGGCTGCTTATAATGCCATCACCTTGCCAGAGGAGTTCCACGATTTTGACCAGCCGCTTCCCGATCTTGA CGATATCGATGTGGCGCAGCAGTTCACTCTGAATCAGAGTCGTGTTGAGGAGATCACCATGAGGGAGGAGGTTGGGAACATCAGCCTCATGGCAGACAATGACTTTG GTGACTTTGGCATGGATGATCgtgagatgatgagagaggagaatgATTTGGACATCATTCACGGTTCTTCTGCCTCCAACCTGCTTTTGGACCCTGAGCCTGGCCCTGCCCATCTCCCAGACAAGTCAACGAACCTCGACTATGATGACTTTGGGGAAAACAACCTGGACAATAGTGATGGTGGAATTCTGG TGGATAAGCTTCTGAGCAATGAAGATGGTGGTGGCATATTCGATGATCCTCCTGCCATCCCTGACAGCGTGATGATGCCACAAGACCACGGTGATGACGAAGACGACTTTGATAACTTTTCTC CTCCAGGTGGTCCCGACAGTCCAGATTCTGGGCCAGCCGAGCCTCTTCCCAACACCACGGACCAGACAGAACAGACCACTTTGGTTCCCAATGAAGAAGAAGCCTTCGCTCTTGAGCCCATTGATATTACAG TGAAAGAAACCAAGGCTAAACGAAAGAGGAAGCTCATCGTCGACAGCTTGAAAGAGTTGGACAGCAAGACCATCCGTGCCCAGTTGAGCGACTACTCGGACATCGTCACCACACTGGATTTGGCTCCTCCCACTAAGAAGCTGATGATGTGGAAGGAGACTGGAGGTGTGGAGAAGCTCTTCTCACTGCCTGCGCAGCCCCTCTGGAACGGCAGGCTCTTGAAG ATGTTTACACGCTGTTTGACCCCACTGGTGCCTGATGATCTGAGGAAGAGGAGAAAGGGAGGAGAGGCCGACAGCTTGGAGGACTTCCTGAAGGAGCTGGAGAATCCAGAGGTGCCAAGAGAGGAAGCACTGGGACACAGGAGTGATGTGATTG ATCAGACCATCATGGAGGAGCCCAGTATGCTGCAGGCTTCATCTATGGAGGGCAGCAGAACTGCTCTGGACGAGTCCATGATGCCTCCTCCATCTCGCCAGCGTGGAGTGAAGCGCAAGACTCTTGAGAAGGAAGCAGCTTTGCCT CAAATGAGTGTGTTGGAACCGACACTTCCTACCATGGATCAGTCAGTTCTTTCCCATCAGTTGGACATGCCTCAGGTGGATCTACCTCCAGAGGATTGTACTAACCTCTCTAGACTGGTCCCTGAGCTGGACCTTCTGGATGAAAAGGGCAAAGACAAGGATGACAGCGAGGAGGAG GGCGAAGAGGGTCAATCGGGAGATCAAGACCAAGAGGAAAGACGGTGGAACAAGAGAACTCAGCAGATGCTTTACGGACTTCAG CGTGTGGTGGCTAAAACCGGAGCCCAGTCTATCAGCCTGCTCGAGCTGTGCAGAAACAATAACAAGAAACAGGCTGCTGCAAAGTTCTACAGCTTCCTTGTGCTCAAGAAACAGCAGGCCATTGACCTGACCCAGGTCGAGCCGTACAGTGACATCGTCGCCACGCCAGGACCACGGTTCCATATTGTATAG
- the rad21a gene encoding double-strand-break repair protein rad21 homolog A isoform X1, whose protein sequence is MFYAHFVLSKRGPLAKIWLAAHWDKKLTKAHVFECNLESSVESIISPKVKMALRTSGHLLLGVVRIYHRKAKYLLADCNEAFIKIKMAFRPGVVDLPEDNREAAYNAITLPEEFHDFDQPLPDLDDIDVAQQFTLNQSRVEEITMREEVGNISLMADNDFGDFGMDDREMMREENDLDIIHGSSASNLLLDPEPGPAHLPDKSTNLDYDDFGENNLDNSDGGILVDKLLSNEDGGGIFDDPPAIPDSVMMPQDHGDDEDDFDNFSPPGGPDSPDSGPAEPLPNTTDQTEQTTLVPNEEEAFALEPIDITVKETKAKRKRKLIVDSLKELDSKTIRAQLSDYSDIVTTLDLAPPTKKLMMWKETGGVEKLFSLPAQPLWNGRLLKMFTRCLTPLVPDDLRKRRKGGEADSLEDFLKELENPEVPREEALGHRSDVIDQTIMEEPSMLQASSMEGSRTALDESMMPPPSRQRGVKRKTLEKEAALPQMSVLEPTLPTMDQSVLSHQLDMPQVDLPPEDCTNLSRLVPELDLLDEKGKDKDDSEEEGEEGQSGDQDQEERRWNKRTQQMLYGLQRVVAKTGAQSISLLELCRNNNKKQAAAKFYSFLVLKKQQAIDLTQVEPYSDIVATPGPRFHIV, encoded by the exons ATGTTTTACGCCCACTTCGTCCTCAGCAAACGTGGGCCGCTGGCTAAGATCTGGCTGGCGGCCCACTGGGACAAGAAGCTGACCAAAGCTCATGTCTTTGAATGCAACTTGGAGAGCAGTGTGGAAAGCATCATTTCTCCAAAG GTGAAAATGGCCCTTCGTACATCTGGCCATCTCCTCTTGGGTGTGGTGAGGATCTACCACAGAAAAGCCAAATATCTTCTGGCTGATTGTAATGAAGCCTTTATTAAGATCAAAATGGCTTTCCGCCCAG gtGTTGTGGATCTGCCAGAGGACAATCGTGAGGCTGCTTATAATGCCATCACCTTGCCAGAGGAGTTCCACGATTTTGACCAGCCGCTTCCCGATCTTGA CGATATCGATGTGGCGCAGCAGTTCACTCTGAATCAGAGTCGTGTTGAGGAGATCACCATGAGGGAGGAGGTTGGGAACATCAGCCTCATGGCAGACAATGACTTTG GTGACTTTGGCATGGATGATCgtgagatgatgagagaggagaatgATTTGGACATCATTCACGGTTCTTCTGCCTCCAACCTGCTTTTGGACCCTGAGCCTGGCCCTGCCCATCTCCCAGACAAGTCAACGAACCTCGACTATGATGACTTTGGGGAAAACAACCTGGACAATAGTGATGGTGGAATTCTGG TGGATAAGCTTCTGAGCAATGAAGATGGTGGTGGCATATTCGATGATCCTCCTGCCATCCCTGACAGCGTGATGATGCCACAAGACCACGGTGATGACGAAGACGACTTTGATAACTTTTCTC CTCCAGGTGGTCCCGACAGTCCAGATTCTGGGCCAGCCGAGCCTCTTCCCAACACCACGGACCAGACAGAACAGACCACTTTGGTTCCCAATGAAGAAGAAGCCTTCGCTCTTGAGCCCATTGATATTACAG TGAAAGAAACCAAGGCTAAACGAAAGAGGAAGCTCATCGTCGACAGCTTGAAAGAGTTGGACAGCAAGACCATCCGTGCCCAGTTGAGCGACTACTCGGACATCGTCACCACACTGGATTTGGCTCCTCCCACTAAGAAGCTGATGATGTGGAAGGAGACTGGAGGTGTGGAGAAGCTCTTCTCACTGCCTGCGCAGCCCCTCTGGAACGGCAGGCTCTTGAAG ATGTTTACACGCTGTTTGACCCCACTGGTGCCTGATGATCTGAGGAAGAGGAGAAAGGGAGGAGAGGCCGACAGCTTGGAGGACTTCCTGAAGGAGCTGGAGAATCCAGAGGTGCCAAGAGAGGAAGCACTGGGACACAGGAGTGATGTGATTG ATCAGACCATCATGGAGGAGCCCAGTATGCTGCAGGCTTCATCTATGGAGGGCAGCAGAACTGCTCTGGACGAGTCCATGATGCCTCCTCCATCTCGCCAGCGTGGAGTGAAGCGCAAGACTCTTGAGAAGGAAGCAGCTTTGCCT CAAATGAGTGTGTTGGAACCGACACTTCCTACCATGGATCAGTCAGTTCTTTCCCATCAGTTGGACATGCCTCAGGTGGATCTACCTCCAGAGGATTGTACTAACCTCTCTAGACTGGTCCCTGAGCTGGACCTTCTGGATGAAAAGGGCAAAGACAAGGATGACAGCGAGGAGGAG GGCGAAGAGGGTCAATCGGGAGATCAAGACCAAGAGGAAAGACGGTGGAACAAGAGAACTCAGCAGATGCTTTACGGACTTCAG CGTGTGGTGGCTAAAACCGGAGCCCAGTCTATCAGCCTGCTCGAGCTGTGCAGAAACAATAACAAGAAACAGGCTGCTGCAAAGTTCTACAGCTTCCTTGTGCTCAAGAAACAGCAGGCCATTGACCTGACCCAGGTCGAGCCGTACAGTGACATCGTCGCCACGCCAGGACCACGGTTCCATATTGTATAG